A window from Sinanaerobacter sp. ZZT-01 encodes these proteins:
- a CDS encoding recombinase family protein, giving the protein MSYFAYHRVSSKGQKLDRGLSEIDRFCKERGIMLKNPVFTDKQSGKNFDRPRYIVLKEDVLQEGDFLIISEVDRLGRDKQQIVKELNDFKAMGVRVMILELPTTLMEIDTTNTLNKLILETIQNMVIELYACLAEAELEKKNKRQLEGIAEMKARGEWDKYGRPVACDWSTFIETYKRVLNKDLKVCEAMRILKISTATYYRYRQRYEVEVLGKAV; this is encoded by the coding sequence ATGAGTTATTTTGCTTACCATAGAGTGTCCAGTAAGGGGCAAAAGTTGGATAGGGGTTTGTCTGAGATAGATAGATTTTGTAAAGAACGTGGAATTATGTTAAAAAATCCAGTGTTCACAGATAAACAGAGTGGTAAGAACTTTGATAGACCCCGTTATATCGTGCTTAAAGAGGATGTCCTCCAAGAGGGGGATTTTTTGATTATTAGTGAAGTGGATAGGCTGGGGAGGGATAAACAGCAGATTGTCAAAGAACTCAACGATTTCAAAGCAATGGGTGTTAGGGTTATGATTCTTGAATTACCTACTACCCTCATGGAGATTGACACTACAAACACACTCAATAAGCTAATTCTTGAAACCATTCAAAATATGGTGATTGAACTTTATGCTTGTTTGGCAGAAGCTGAGTTGGAGAAGAAAAATAAAAGGCAGCTTGAGGGTATAGCAGAAATGAAGGCTCGTGGTGAGTGGGACAAGTATGGTAGACCGGTAGCTTGTGATTGGTCTACCTTTATTGAAACCTATAAAAGGGTACTCAATAAGGATTTAAAGGTTTGTGAAGCTATGAGGATATTGAAAATTTCAACTGCAACCTACTATAGATACAGGCAGAGATATGAAGTCGAGGTTTTAGGTAAAGCAGTATGA